One window of the Candidatus Microbacterium colombiense genome contains the following:
- a CDS encoding UDP-glucose/GDP-mannose dehydrogenase family protein, which translates to MRMSVIGCGYLGAVHAAAMASIGHDVVGIDVDEQKIASLSSGDAPFYEPRLTELLQEGLQSGRLRFSVHTADAAGSDVHFLAVGTPQVPGGHAADLRFVDAAVEGLLPHLRPGDVVAGKSTVPVGTAARITERIAPSGATLVWNPEFLREGWAVHDTLTPDRLVVGVPEGADGERAADLLRTAYASAIDAGSPFLVTDLATAELVKGAANAFLATKISFINAMAEIAEASGADVTMLADALGHDTRIGRRYLGAGIGFGGGCLPKDIRAFAARAEELGRGEAVGFLREVDTINLRRRDRAVQLVVDALGGLAFGRRIAVLGAAFKPFSDDIRDSPALDVAVRLRGLGADVVVTDPAAIDNAAALHPQLGYERDRDDALRDADAVVVVTEWDEYRRELSPLHAAGLVRRRVIIDGRNCLDAAAWRAAGWDYRGMGRR; encoded by the coding sequence ATGCGCATGTCAGTGATCGGATGCGGGTACCTCGGTGCCGTGCACGCCGCAGCCATGGCCTCGATCGGCCACGACGTCGTCGGAATCGATGTGGACGAGCAGAAGATCGCATCGCTCTCCTCCGGCGATGCCCCCTTCTACGAGCCGCGGCTCACGGAACTGCTCCAGGAGGGGTTGCAGTCCGGTCGCCTGCGCTTCAGCGTGCACACGGCGGATGCCGCCGGTTCCGACGTGCACTTCCTCGCGGTCGGCACACCGCAGGTGCCGGGTGGCCATGCCGCCGACCTGCGCTTCGTCGACGCAGCGGTCGAGGGCCTCCTCCCCCATCTGCGCCCCGGAGACGTCGTGGCGGGGAAGTCGACGGTGCCGGTCGGGACAGCCGCGCGTATCACCGAGCGGATCGCGCCCAGCGGTGCGACCCTCGTCTGGAATCCGGAGTTCCTGCGCGAAGGCTGGGCCGTGCACGACACGCTCACTCCCGATCGGCTGGTGGTGGGCGTGCCGGAGGGTGCCGACGGTGAACGCGCCGCAGATCTGTTGCGCACGGCCTACGCGTCAGCGATCGACGCGGGCTCGCCGTTCCTCGTCACCGACCTCGCGACCGCGGAGCTCGTCAAAGGAGCGGCGAACGCCTTCCTCGCCACCAAGATCTCGTTCATCAACGCGATGGCCGAGATCGCCGAGGCATCCGGCGCCGACGTCACGATGCTCGCCGACGCGCTCGGGCACGACACCCGCATCGGTCGGCGCTATCTCGGTGCAGGGATCGGTTTCGGGGGCGGATGCCTGCCGAAGGACATCCGGGCGTTCGCCGCTCGGGCCGAGGAGTTGGGGCGCGGCGAGGCGGTCGGCTTCCTGCGCGAAGTCGACACCATCAACCTGCGCCGACGTGACCGTGCTGTCCAACTCGTCGTCGATGCACTCGGCGGCCTCGCCTTCGGTCGGCGGATCGCGGTGCTCGGCGCTGCGTTCAAGCCGTTCAGCGATGACATCCGCGACTCCCCCGCGCTCGACGTCGCCGTGCGTCTGCGCGGTCTCGGCGCCGACGTCGTGGTGACCGATCCGGCCGCGATCGACAATGCGGCGGCGCTCCATCCCCAGCTCGGATACGAGCGCGACCGCGACGACGCATTGCGCGACGCCGACGCCGTGGTGGTCGTGACGGAATGGGACGAGTACCGACGGGAACTGTCACCGCTGCACGCCGCCGGCCTCGTGCGACGGCGGGTCATCATCGACGGGCGCAACTGCCTGGACGCTGCCGCGTGGCGCGCCGCCGGGTGGGACTACCGCGGGATGGGACGCCGCTGA
- a CDS encoding polyribonucleotide nucleotidyltransferase encodes MEGPEITATEAVLDNGRFGTRTIRFETGRLAQQAQGAVAAYLDGETMLLSATSAGKHPREGFDFFPLTVDVEERSYAAGKIPGSFFRREGRPSTEAILVCRLIDRPLRPSFVDGLRNEVQIVITVLSIAPGEFYDALAINAASASTQISGLPFSGPVAGVRLAFIPGQGEHADQWVAFPNAEQVAEAVFDLIVAGRVVTKADGTEDVAIMMVEAEATEGSWNLIKAGATKPDEAVVAQGLEASKPFIAQLVKAQAELAATASKEPGVYPVFPPYSDEVFSFVSERAFAELSDVYQIADKTERQNADDAIKDRVKGELAAAVEAGTLPSSALTEFSGAYKSVTKKIVRGRILTENVRIDGRGLADIRPLDAEVQVIPRVHGSAIFQRGETQIMGITTLNMLKMEQQIDSLSPTTSKRYMHHYNFPPYSTGETGRVGSPKRREIGHGFLAERALVPVLPSREEFPYAIRQVSEALSSNGSTSMGSVCASTLSLLNAGVPLRAAVAGIAMGLVSDEVDGETRYAALTDILGAEDALGDMDFKVAGTSEFVTAIQLDTKLDGIPTSVLNGALTQARDARLTILNVLNAAIDAPDEMAPTAPRVISVQIPVDKIGELIGPKGKTINAIQDETGAQISIEEDGTVYIGATDGPSAEAARAQVNAIANPTNPEVGEQFLGTVVKIATFGAFVSLLPGKDGLLHVTEVRKLAGGKRVENVDDVLSVGQKILVKITKIDDRGKLSLEPVLDDAAAADAAPAEESAAE; translated from the coding sequence TTGGAAGGTCCTGAAATCACTGCCACCGAGGCCGTTCTCGACAACGGTCGCTTCGGCACCCGCACCATCCGCTTCGAGACCGGCCGCCTCGCGCAGCAGGCACAGGGCGCAGTCGCCGCCTACCTCGACGGCGAGACCATGCTCCTCTCGGCCACCAGCGCAGGCAAGCACCCGCGCGAAGGCTTCGACTTCTTCCCGCTGACGGTCGACGTCGAAGAGCGTTCCTACGCCGCCGGCAAGATCCCCGGCTCGTTCTTCCGTCGCGAGGGTCGTCCCTCCACCGAGGCGATCCTGGTCTGCCGTCTGATCGACCGTCCGCTGCGCCCGTCGTTCGTCGACGGACTCCGCAACGAGGTCCAGATCGTCATCACCGTCCTCTCGATCGCACCGGGCGAGTTCTACGACGCTCTCGCGATCAACGCCGCCTCCGCGTCGACGCAGATCTCGGGTCTGCCGTTCTCCGGTCCCGTCGCGGGTGTGCGCCTCGCGTTCATCCCCGGCCAGGGCGAGCACGCCGACCAGTGGGTCGCGTTCCCGAACGCCGAGCAGGTCGCAGAGGCCGTGTTCGACCTGATCGTCGCCGGTCGTGTCGTCACCAAGGCCGACGGAACCGAAGACGTGGCGATCATGATGGTCGAGGCTGAGGCCACCGAGGGCAGCTGGAACCTGATCAAGGCCGGCGCCACCAAGCCCGATGAGGCCGTCGTCGCGCAGGGCCTCGAGGCATCGAAGCCCTTCATCGCGCAGCTGGTCAAGGCTCAGGCCGAGCTCGCCGCGACCGCGTCGAAGGAGCCGGGCGTCTACCCGGTCTTCCCGCCGTACAGCGACGAGGTCTTCAGCTTCGTCTCCGAGCGCGCATTCGCCGAGCTCAGCGATGTGTACCAGATCGCCGACAAGACCGAGCGTCAGAACGCCGACGACGCGATCAAGGATCGCGTCAAGGGCGAGCTCGCCGCAGCCGTCGAGGCCGGCACGCTGCCGTCCTCGGCGCTCACCGAGTTCTCGGGCGCGTACAAGTCGGTCACCAAGAAGATCGTCCGCGGTCGCATCCTCACGGAGAACGTGCGCATCGACGGTCGTGGACTGGCGGACATCCGTCCGCTCGACGCCGAGGTGCAGGTCATCCCGCGCGTGCACGGTTCCGCGATCTTCCAGCGTGGCGAGACCCAGATCATGGGTATCACCACGCTGAACATGCTCAAGATGGAGCAGCAGATCGACTCGCTGTCGCCCACGACGAGCAAGCGCTACATGCACCACTACAACTTCCCGCCCTACTCGACCGGTGAGACCGGCCGAGTCGGTTCGCCGAAGCGTCGCGAGATCGGGCACGGCTTCCTCGCCGAGCGCGCACTCGTTCCGGTTCTGCCGAGCCGCGAGGAGTTCCCGTACGCGATCCGTCAGGTCTCCGAGGCGCTCAGCTCCAACGGTTCGACCTCGATGGGTTCCGTCTGCGCATCGACGCTGTCGCTGCTCAACGCGGGTGTCCCGCTGCGCGCAGCCGTCGCCGGTATCGCCATGGGTCTCGTCTCCGACGAGGTCGACGGTGAGACCCGTTACGCCGCGCTCACCGACATCCTGGGTGCGGAGGATGCTCTCGGCGACATGGACTTCAAGGTCGCCGGTACCAGCGAGTTCGTCACGGCCATCCAGCTCGACACGAAGCTCGACGGCATCCCGACGTCCGTGCTCAACGGTGCGCTGACCCAGGCTCGTGACGCACGTCTGACGATCCTCAACGTCCTCAACGCCGCGATCGACGCTCCCGACGAGATGGCGCCGACCGCGCCGCGCGTCATCAGCGTGCAGATCCCGGTCGACAAGATCGGTGAGCTGATCGGCCCGAAGGGCAAGACGATCAACGCGATCCAGGACGAGACCGGCGCGCAGATCTCCATCGAGGAGGACGGCACCGTCTACATCGGCGCGACCGACGGCCCCTCGGCCGAGGCTGCCCGTGCCCAGGTCAACGCGATCGCCAACCCCACCAACCCGGAGGTCGGCGAGCAGTTCCTCGGAACCGTCGTGAAGATCGCGACGTTCGGTGCGTTCGTCTCGCTGCTCCCGGGCAAGGACGGCCTGCTGCACGTCACCGAGGTGCGCAAGCTCGCCGGTGGCAAGCGCGTCGAGAACGTCGATGACGTGCTCTCGGTCGGTCAGAAGATCCTCGTGAAGATCACGAAGATCGACGACCGCGGCAAGCTGTCGCTCGAGCCCGTGCTCGACGACGCGGCCGCTGCAGACGCTGCTCCCGCTGAGGAGTCCGCTGCCGAGTAA